AGAGCAGAGACGAGATTGAGGGTAGAGAGAGCACGGGCTGAGAGAGGGAGAATGGGAGGAGCTCCCTTTGGCGTATGAACTGTGCCCGCCGTCGCTGCTCGTTGCTTACCGCCGCAGACACGCTCGATTTCtcattgggctcctctttctcagAACATACGCACGGGATTGTGATATAGATAAGAAGGTGCCGTACAGCGCCTACCTTGGCCGTGGCCGAGGCTTCCCTCCTCTgtcgtcgggcctacaccacctgCTTTCTGTCACCGAGCCGCCGTCCATGGATCTCACGGAGCAGCGCCATCACGCAGACCGCGCCCGCCCCATCGCACGAATAGCCCAATCTGTGGACATAGATGCGTTGAGAGGGATAGGGAAGATGCGTTGAGAGGAAGAGGGGGACTTACTCGTCGAGAAGTAAGTCGGCGCTGAATCCGTGCTCCTCCACCTCTGTCCCAGCGCCGCCCCTCGCTGCTCCTCCACCTATGGCGCTTGGTACATCGAGGGGAGAGGCGCAACAGCAGCGGCTTGGGCTCAGTATGGCTTGGCCGGTCATTTCGCAACTGAGCGTCGCCAAGAAGGGAAAAATCTGTGGAAGCACAAATACCTGCATGGCTTCAATTTGCCTTAAGAGTGGCCTTGTCGACTCAGGAACTTGTGTAACCAGTTCATTATACCGAAGTTCACTGGCCTGAAGTATTGAAAAATGAAAGGAAATGACAACTGGTCCATGACTAATTTTACTCTGTAGTGCCAGCTAAACCGAAAAAGCTCTGCTCACCTGATACCGCTTTTGAAGATCATCATGATCCCTTTTTAACCGTTCTTCCATGAAAGCAGCCTGAAATGCCCTAGTTTTTATCAACAAAGCAATATAAAAGATTTCATGACATTATAGATCAACAAAATAATCTTTTAGATAAAAGTTTTAATCAACAAAGCAACATAGATTACAGTTAGATCACCACAATCTACAGACTAAATGTCCCGGGGGTATTGAATTATTGATGCACAGTAGATGCATATTTTCATGGCTTACCTCCTGTTCTTGTCTGGTAAGAGCATTCCTCAACTCCTCGATTGTATTAATCAGCATATTTTCTTTTTCGCAGGCTTCTCTTAAGAGGCTCTCAAGCTCAACTTTGGCTTCTGTGTTGACTCTTGATTCAGCTAATGCTTCGGCCTCTTTTGCTGCATTAAGAGCATTTGTGTAGAACTCCTTCTGAGCTGCAAGTTCAGTTTGATTT
This region of Lolium perenne isolate Kyuss_39 chromosome 2, Kyuss_2.0, whole genome shotgun sequence genomic DNA includes:
- the LOC127329458 gene encoding uncharacterized protein isoform X1, translating into MLINTIEELRNALTRQEQEAAFMEERLKRDHDDLQKRYQASELRYNELVTQVPESTRPLLRQIEAMQVFVLPQIFPFLATLSCEMTGQAILSPSRCCCASPLDVPSAIGGGAARGGAGTEVEEHGFSADLLLDELGYSCDGAGAVCVMALLREIHGRRLGDRKQVV
- the LOC127329458 gene encoding golgin candidate 5 isoform X2, producing MLINTIEELRNALTRQEQEAAFMEERLKRDHDDLQKRYQASELRYNELVTQVPESTRPLLRQIEAMQRHRWRSSEGRRWDRGGGARIQRRLTSRRIGLFVRWGGRGLRDGAAP
- the LOC127329458 gene encoding golgin candidate 5 isoform X3 is translated as MLINTIEELRNALTRQEQEAAFMEERLKRDHDDLQKRYQASELRYNELVTQVPESTRPLLRQIEAMQVEEQRGAALGQRWRSTDSAPTYFSTNWAIRAMGRARSA